A DNA window from Camelina sativa cultivar DH55 chromosome 13, Cs, whole genome shotgun sequence contains the following coding sequences:
- the LOC104737959 gene encoding probable magnesium transporter NIPA9, whose product MRLRTTLVLLLELLTIIFTLTMQLSSRIFFLFFDDLKPYALVQFVHCIAIPLMFILLPPMYTHSTYWLWAAGFYLLTKVEEAADKPIYSWTHHIISGHSLKHLYAAMVHVFLTLVLAKKPFKLRGTFSYIYEMTGDCRFIFLTHAFHCKNEVTLAATAGNNIGKVLQKKGTIILPPLSLKLKVIRAYAVNKPWALGFLMDIVGALLMLRALSLAPVSVVQPVSGCGLAILSVFSHFYLKEVMNVFDWIGITVAGIGTIGVGAGGEEQEASLISVFQLLWLALVVAILFVLLNAWLHIFKRQRREQELGEYEVVEEIIYGLESGILFGMASVVSKMGFVFVEQGFSAMFIPMCISISICCSGTGFFYQTRGLKHGRAIVVSTCAAVASIVTGVVAGMFALGEKLPTSPSGRLLLLLGWLLIMLGVVLLVTSSRLIRHLPRSFRRSSSRQTSLERGFNIRRTASHVSKDTNPSAVIQTATLHHLLSSPSKDKD is encoded by the exons ATGAG ACTTAGAACAACGTTGGTGTTGCTTTTGGAACTTCTTACCATCATCTTCACCCTAACCATGCAACTCTCCTCTAGGATCTTCTTCTT GTTTTTCGATGACCTTAAACCATATGCTTTAGTACAGTTTGTTCATTGCATTGCCATTCCCTTGATGTTTATTCTATTACCTCCAATGTATACACATTCTACGTATTGGCTTTGGGCTGCAG GATTTTATCTCTTAACCAAGGTGGAAGAAGCTGCTGATAAGCCTATATATAGCTGGACTCATCATATTATTAGTGGCCATTCTCTGAAGCATTTGTACGCTGCTATGGTCCATGTCTTCCTTACCCTCGTGCTTGCAAAAAAACCGTTCAAACTGAGAGGTacattctcatatatatatgaaatgacTGGGGATTGCAGATTCATATTCTTGACTCATGCATTCCATT GCAAGAATGAGGTTACGCTTGCGGCCACCGCCGGTAACAATATCGGCAAGGTTCTCCAGAAGAAAGGCACTATCATCCTCCCTCCTCTCTCCCTCAAGCTCAAg GTAATAAGAGCCTATGCTGTTAACAAACCATGGGCACTAGGTTTTCTTATGGACATTGTTGGGGCTTTGTTGATGCTCAGAGCACTCTCGCTTGCCCCT GTTTCTGTTGTTCAACCTGTCTCGGGATGTGGACTTGCCATTCTTTCTgtcttttctcatttttatttgaaggaAGTCATGAATGTTTTTGACTGGATTGGGATTACCGTTGCTGGCATTGGCACTATAG GAGTTGGTGCTGGTGGTGAGGAGCAAGAAGCATCACTTATATCTGTCTTCCAGTTGCTCTGGCTAGCATTGGTTGTTGCCATCTTGTTT GTACTACTGAATGCGTGGCTTCATATCTTCAAACGCCAGCGGAGGGAGCAGGAGCTg GGGGAATATGAAGTAGTGGAAGAAATCATATATGGCCTGGAATCTGGGATTTTATTCGG GATGGCATCTGTAGTATCAAAGATGGGTTTTGTATTCGTGGAGCAGGGGTTTTCTGCAATGTTCATTCCTATGTGCATTTCAATTAGTATATGCTGTAGTGGAACAGGATTTTTCTATCAG ACTCGGGGACTAAAACATGGAAGAGCAATCGTAGTATCCACTTGTGCTGCTGTGGCATCAATTGTAACTGGTGTAGTTGCAGGAATGTTCGCTCTGGGTGAGAAATTACCCACTTCACCATCTGGACGGCTTTTACTTCTCTTAGGATG GTTACTTATCATGCTAGGTGTTGTATTACTCGTGACTTCATCACGGCTTATCAGACATCTTCCACGGTCATTCCGGCGTTCCAGTTCCAGACAAACCAGTTTAGAAAGAGGTTTCAACATAAGGCGGACAGCTTCTCACGTATCAAAGGATACTAACCCAAGTGCGGTTATCCAAACAGCAACATTACACCATCTCTTATCATCCCCATCAAAAGACAAAGACTAA
- the LOC104735212 gene encoding uncharacterized protein LOC104735212, translated as MEDFGRQRPYGDGGMQIQPYNGGNQAGDFRSYSTPYGTRENSIYDLNKKEKSIPRSKSWGITDPELQRKKRVASYKMYGVEGKVKGSFTKSFRWLKRRYTQVVYGWW; from the coding sequence ATGGAAGACTTCGGGCGTCAAAGACCGTATGGAGACGGAGGGATGCAGATCCAGCCTTACAACGGTGGTAACCAAGCCGGAGACTTCAGGAGCTATAGCACTCCTTACGGGACGAGGGAGAACAGTATATACGATCTGAACAAGAAGGAGAAATCGATACCTAGATCGAAGTCTTGGGGGATAACGGACCCGGAGCTCCAGAGGAAGAAAAGGGTCGCTAGCTATAAGATGTATGGTGTTGAAGGCAAAGTCAAAGGCTCTTTTACTAAAAGTTTCAGATGGCTTAAGCGGAGGTACACCCAAGTCGTCTATGGTTGGTGgtga